Proteins from one Penicillium digitatum chromosome 2, complete sequence genomic window:
- a CDS encoding Catalytic activity: homocitrate synthases convert 2-hydroxybutane-1 has protein sequence MCTGADPEPNGQANGATGGNHDGFVGIETRQNPHPSASRNPYGHDAGVTDFLSNVSRFKIIESTLREGEQFANAFFDTAKKIEIAKALDDFGVDYIELTSPCASEQSRADCEAICKLGLKAKILTHIRCHMDDARIAVETGVDGVDVVIGTSSYLREHSHGKDMTYIKNAAIEVIEFVKSKGIEIRFSSEDSFRSDLVDLLSIYSAVDKVGVNRVGIADTVGCASPRQVYELVRVLRGVVGCDIETHFHNDTGCAIANAFCALEAGATHIDTSVLGIGERNGITPLGGLMARMMVADRDYVKSKYKLEKLKEIEDLVAEAVEVNIPFNNYITGFCAFTHKAGIHAKAILNNPSTYEIINPADFGMTRYVHFASRLTGWNAIKSRAQQLKLEMTDAQYKECTAKIKAMADIRPIAVDDADSIIRAYHRNLKSGENKPLLDLTAEEQAAFAAKEKELLQAQAAGLVV, from the exons ATGTGTACCGGTGCCGACCCCGAGCCCAATGGGCAAGCTAATGGCGCTACTG GCGGCAATCACGATGGTTTTGTTGGTATTGAAACTCGCCAGAACCCCCACCCCTCCGCATCCCGCAACCCCTACGGCCACGACGCTGGCGTCACCGATTTCCTTAGCAATGTCTCTCGCTTCAAGATTATTGAGTCTACGTTGCGTGAGGGAGAGCAGTTCGCCAACGCTTTCTTTGATACCGCCAAGAAGATCGAGATTGCCAAGGCTCTTGATGACTTCGGTGTGGACTAC ATCGAGCTCACCAGCCCCTGCGCTTCTGAGCAGTCCCGTGCTGATTGCGAGGCCATTTGCAAGCTTGGCCTGAAGGCCAAG ATTCTCACTCATATTCGCTGCCACATGGATGATGCCCGTATTGCTGTTGAGACCGGTGTTGATGGAGT TGATGTTGTTATCGGTACCTCCTCCTACCTCCGTGAGCACTCTCACGGCAAGGATATGACCTACATCAAGAACGCTGCCATTGAAGTTATCGAGTTCGTCAAGTCCAAGGGAATTGAGATCCGTTTCTCCAGTGAGGACTCTTTCCGTTCTGACCTGGTTGACCTCCTGTCCATCTACTCCGCCGTGGACAAGGTTGGCGTGAACCGTGTTGGCATTGCCGATACCGTTGGCTGTGCTTCTCCCCGCCAGGTCTACGAGCTTGTCCGTGTTCTGCGCGGTGTTGTTGGCTGTGACATTGAGACTCACTTCCACAACGACACTGGCTGTGCCATTGCCAACGCCTTCTGTGCCCTCGAGGCCGGTGCTACTCACATCGATACCTCCGTTCTCGGTATCGGCGAGCGTAACGGTATCACCCCTCTCGGCGGCCTGATGGCCCGCATGATGGTCGCCGATCGTGACTATGTCAAGAGTAAGTACAAGCTTGAGAAGCTCAAGGAGATTGAGGACCTCGTCGCCGAGGCCGTTGAGGTCAACATTCCTTTCAACAACTACATCACCGGATTCTGTGCTTTCACCCACAAGGCTGGTATCCATGCCAAAGCTATCCTCAACAACCCCAGCACCTACGAGATTATCAACCCCGCCGACTTCGGCATGACCCGCTACGTCCACTTCGCCTCCCGGTTGACTGGCTGGAACGCCATCAAGTCGCGTGCCCAGCAGCTCAAGCTTGAGATGACCGACGCTCAATACAAGGAGTGCACTGCCAAGATCAAGGCCATGGCTGATATTCGTCCCATTGCCGTTGATGACGCTGACAGCATTATCCGTGCATACCACCGTAACCTGAAGTCCGGCGAGAACAAGCCCCTTCTTGACCTGACCGCCGAGGAGCAGGCTGCATTCGCCgccaaggagaaggagcTCCTTCAGGCTCAGGCTGCCGGTCTTGTGGTATAG
- a CDS encoding Pyridoxal phosphate-dependent decarboxylase — MSYSILPVALQNKLLGYGRTSSAHLYASNLDLFRNIVFILFILRYTRRTFYSIRGYGILGSIRNVYISLRLFCYSIFLRVPGVRGQVDKQVSTAITKLESKLVNSGPDVTRYLTLPKEGWSPEQVRAELDKLAGLEHTRWEDGRVSGAVYHGGEDLLKLQAEAFGQFGVANPIHPDVFPGVRKMEAEIVAMVLSLFNGPSDGAGVTTSGGTESILMACLAARQKAFLERGVTEPEMIIPDTAHAAFIKACNYFKIKLHRVPCPEPEFKVDVYAVRRLINPNTVLLVGSAPNFPHGIVDDIPALSRLAMKYKIPLHVDCCLGSFVIAHLKKAGFPSPYEEEGGFDFRQPGVTSISVDTHKYGFAPKGNSVLIYRNKSYRNNQYFIYPDWSGGVYASPSVAGSRPGALIAGCWASLMSVGETGYINSCIDIITAAQKFETAVRTDATISLHMEVIGNPIVSVVAFRSKNGAIDTYDIADDLSAKGWHLNALQSPPAIHCAFTIPTAKAVDQLIADLTEVIGKELEKAEQRKREGKSYILNRGDTSALYGVAGSIPDKSIVSRLAEGFLDTLYKA, encoded by the exons ATGAGTTATTCAATATTGCCAGTTGCCCTGCAGAACAAGCTACTCGGCTATGGCCGGACTTCCAGTGCACACCTATACGCCTCGAACCTGGACCT CTTTCGGAACATCGTATTTATCCTGTTCATTCTTCGGTACACACGTAGGACCTTCTACTCTATCCGCGGCTATGGCATCCTCGGCAGCATCCGCAACGTCTACATTTCGCTCCGCCTGTTCTGCTACAGCATCTTCCTGCGCGTCCCTGGTGTTCGCGGCCAGGTTGACAAGCAAGTGAGCACTGCTATCACGAAACTCGAGTCGAAGCTGGTCAACTCTGGGCCAGACGTTACACGTTATCTTACGCTGCCCAAGGAGGGTTGGTCGCCGGAGCAGGTCCGCGCTGAGCTTGATAAGTTGGCTGGACTTGAACATACCCGCTGGGAAGATGGTCGCGTTAGCGGCGCTGTTTATCATGGAGGCGAGGACCTTTTGAAACTACAGGCTGAGGCCTTTGGGCAGTTTGGTGTCGCCAACCCGATTCACCCGGATGTTTTTCCTGGTGTTCGGAAGATGGAGGCCGAGATTGTTGCTATG GTTCTCTCACTTTTCAATGGCCCCTCGGATGGTGCCGGTGTAACCACCAGCGGTGGCACGGAGTCAATTCTGATGGCTTGCTTAGCTGCCCGACAAAAGGCTTTCTTGGAGCGTGGAGTCACTGAGCCCGAGAT GATAATTCCCGATACGGCCCATGCAGCATTCATCAAGGCTTGCAACTACTTCAAGATCAAGCTGCACCGAGTGCCTTGCCCAGAGCCCGAGTTCAAGGTCGATGTGTACGCTGTTCGCCGTTTAATTAACCCCAATACCGTCCTTCTTGTCGGATCAGCACCTAATTTCCCCCACGGCATTGTTGATGACATCCCCGCTCTATCGCGCCTGGCCATGAAATACAAGATTCCCCTCCACGTTGACTGTTGTTTGGGATCGTTCGTCATTGCACATCTCAAGAAAGCCGGCTTCCCATCGCCCTATGAGGAGGAAGGTGGCTTTGACTTCCGCCAACCCGGTGTTACTAGCATCAGCGTTGACACCCACAAGTACGGATTCGCCCCTAAGGGCAATTCCGTCTTGATCTACCGCAACAAATCATACCGAAATAACCAGTACTTTATCTACCCTGATTGGTCCGGTGGTGTTTATGCCTCTCCCTCCGTGGCGGGCTCCCGCCCTGGGGCTCTGATCGCCGGTTGCTGGGCCAGTCTGATGAGCGTCGGCGAAACTGGATACATCAACAGCTGCATTGATATTATCACCGCGGCGCAGAAGTTCGAGACGGCCGTTCGGACCGATGCGACCATCTCCCTGCACATGGAAGTCATTGGTAACCCCATCGTCAGTGTGGTTGCGTTCCGCAGCAAGAATGGTGCCATTGACACCTATGATATCGCCGACGACTTGTCCGCTAAAGGCTGGCACCTCAACGCTCTTCAATCCCCCCCAGCTATCCACTGTGCTTTTACTATTCCCACCGCCAAGGCTGTCGACCAGCTCATTGCTGATTTGACTGAAGTCATCGGCAAAGAGCTTGAGAAGGCGGAGCAGCGCAAGCGCGAGGGCAAATCGTATATCCTCAACCGTGGCGATACCTCTGCTCTGTACGGCGTGGCCGGCAGCATTCCCGATAAGAGTATCGTCAGCCGTCTGGCAGAGGGATTCTTGGACACTTTGTACAAAGCATGA
- a CDS encoding mitochondrial 54S ribosomal protein uL30m, translating into MSYFRITLVRSAIGLPRRSTDVLKALGLKKRMATVFHSVSPSVAGQIMKVKELVQVEECQYRLTKQEVHLERKPDPGYYTEKSCSEQRGELSGQ; encoded by the coding sequence ATGTCCTACTTCCGTATCACCCTCGTCCGCTCCGCAATTGGACTCCCGCGCCGTTCAACAGATGTCCTCAAGGCGCTTGGCTTGAAGAAGCGTATGGCAACAGTCTTCCACAGTGTCTCGCCCTCCGTTGCGGGTCAAATCATGAAAGTCAAGGAACTTGTGCAAGTCGAAGAATGCCAGTACCGACTCACGAAGCAGGAGGTTCACCTTGAGCGCAAGCCTGATCCTGGATATTACACCGAAAAGAGCTGCAGTGAGCAGCGGGGGGAACTCAGTGGCCAGTGA
- a CDS encoding Exocyst complex component Sec6 — MAQANNIDTTVALPRLEDLLRHPEDLDKISGLKAEYLRKKTAVDSRLREGLRDQLEAVQSSISALTEGQRQVSKAKDELQGIDKLCAESQHSVEDFAKIDQLARIQRHFDATLMMKRGLENFGADIQEVEELLKEDDDDLENQPNILRAHMQISRLRDFRDEAMDQIRKAEDPSSEETLIEYFEGLDSVIEWFDDHLGTACMNLIPLVQADNKSMVVRLAVVVLNEEKNDDTVQALQEAQKDHKDLASRFKSMNIGPKTVRGYKDKLIQAIELYAQGQFEETLEIFLADPDNLEKKFRWYFNDLFTVKQGMQSLVPKKWKIFKTYTDIYHQMMHDFLLRMIDDAELPADNLLSIIHWSDKYYKKMKKLGWASTDLQPNILDDREPELIRKWQDVIISAVEEWMDRIFNADKKSLVERAADALDNNAEGHFRTKTLADLWRMLHEQVVASGASDRADLVEGIIDAIFRALKARQAAWQTLVDEECSKHQLEGADQEGVQLLQDWLIGIANDQISCIDDNEEDNQFGYLTRFKSDFEPMVTPKYMGTTANMELDTLRDGYVDLSTHCLAQFVSLVFWVDLETVLPDFYTSRWYGEFTMKRITSTFEDYMADYASVLHPSLAEILVEELSDELLVRYLSAVRNKGVKFRRHVDPFTDKFKDDVLTVFAFFENYPDSFEGTIKQKWRLVDWLVRLLATDKGPALIEVYQAFKLEYWDLHLSWVEAVLRTRDDFERSMLTAIKAKAAELSVERGHETIMNRLR, encoded by the coding sequence ATGGCGCAAGCCAATAACATTGACACTACGGTCGCGCTGCCGCGGCTCGAAGACCTCCTACGGCACCCGGAAGATCTAGATAAGATCAGCGGTCTCAAAGCGGAATACCTACGAAAGAAGACGGCAGTTGATTCACGGCTGCGTGAAGGTCTGCGAGACCAGCTAGAGGCTGTGCAAAGCAGTATTAGTGCTCTCACTGAAGGCCAGCGACAAGTCTCGAAAGCAAAAGACGAGCTTCAGGGCATTGACAAGCTGTGCGCTGAGTCGCAGCATAGCGTGGAGGACTTCGCGAAGATCGACCAACTTGCGCGGATCCAACGACATTTCGATGCTACACTTATGATGAAAAGGGGGCTGGAGAATTTTGGCGCGGATATCCAGGAAGTGGAGGAGTTGCTTAAAGAGGACGATGACGATTTGGAGAATCAGCCTAATATTCTGCGGGCTCATATGCAAATTTCGCGGTTAAGAGATTTCCGCGATGAGGCTATGGATCAGATTCGCAAGGCAGAGGATCCGAGCTCTGAAGAGACTCTGATAGAGTATTTTGAGGGGTTGGATTCTGTTATTGAGTGGTTTGATGATCACCTTGGCACAGCTTGCATGAACCTCATCCCCTTGGTGCAGGCAGACAACAAGAGCATGGTTGTGCGACTTGCTGTTGTTGTTTTGAACGAGGAGAAGAATGATGACACCGTCCAAGCGCTGCAAGAGGCCCAGAAAGACCACAAGGACCTCGCAAGTCGTTTCAAATCTATGAACATTGGTCCGAAGACTGTGCGTGGCTACAAGGACAAACTCATCCAGGCTATTGAGCTTTACGCACAGGGCCAATTTGAAGAGACCCTCGAAATCTTTCTCGCAGATCCAGACAATCTGGAGAAGAAATTCCGGTGGTACTTCAATGATCTATTCACGGTCAAGCAAGGCATGCAGAGCCTTGTACCGAAGAAATGGAAGATTTTCAAAACATACACCGATATCTATCATCAGATGATGCATGACTTCTTGCTTCGTATGATCGACGACGCCGAACTCCCAGCCGATAATCTACTCAGTATCATCCACTGGAGCGACAAGTACTACAAGAAAATGAAGAAGCTTGGCTGGGCATCAACAGATCTGCAACCCAACATTCTCGACGACCGTGAGCCAGAACTAATTCGAAAGTGGCAGGACGTCATTATCAGCGCCGTCGAAGAATGGATGGACCGCATATTCAATGCGGACAAAAAGTCTCTTGTGGAACGTGCCGCAGACGCTCTAGACAACAACGCAGAGGGCCACTTCCGCACCAAGACACTGGCCGACCTGTGGCGCATGCTCCACGAACAAGTAGTGGCATCAGGGGCATCAGATCGCGCAGACCTAGTAGAGGGCATTATCGACGCAATCTTCCGCGCCTTGAAGGCCCGACAGGCTGCATGGCAGACACTCGTGGACGAAGAGTGTTCGAAGCACCAACTAGAAGGCGCAGACCAAGAAGGTGTGCAGCTGCTGCAAGACTGGCTAATTGGCATAGCCAACGACCAGATCTCTTGCATCGACGACAACGAGGAGGACAACCAGTTCGGTTATCTGACGCGGTTCAAGTCCGATTTTGAGCCTATGGTCACACCTAAGTACATGGGTACCACTGCGAACATGGAGCTCGATACACTGCGCGATGGCTATGTGGATCTGAGCACGCACTGCCTGGCGCAGTTCGTGAGCCTTGTCTTCTGGGTCGATCTGGAGACCGTTCTACCAGACTTCTACACGTCCCGCTGGTACGGCGAATTCACCATGAAGCGCATTACCTCCACCTTTGAAGACTACATGGCGGACTACGCCTCCGTGCTGCACCCATCTCTGGCCGAAATTCTGGTTGAGGAACTCTCCGACGAGCTGCTGGTGCGGTATTTGTCTGCGGTGCGCAACAAGGGTGTCAAATTCCGCCGCCACGTCGACCCCTTCACGGACAAGTTCAAGGACGACGTCCTCACCGTCTTTGCGTTCTTTGAAAACTATCCCGACTCATTTGAGGGCACTATCAAGCAAAAGTGGCGGCTGGTTGATTGGCTTGTTCGCCTACTTGCTACTGATAAGGGCCCCGCGCTTATAGAGGTCTACCAAGCATTCAAGCTTGAGTATTGGGATCTGCACCTTTCGTGGGTTGAGGCTGTGCTGCGCACCCGTGATGATTTCGAGCGCAGCATGCTCACCGccatcaaggccaaggctgcGGAGTTATCTGTTGAACGGGGACACGAGACTATCATGAATCGCTTGAGATGA